One Idiomarina loihiensis L2TR genomic window carries:
- a CDS encoding type IV pilus twitching motility protein PilT, with translation MNVNELLAFSVKQNASDLHLSSGSVPMIRVDGDIRPLNQPEHQPDELKDMLFEVMTKGQWQEFEEKFECDFSFEIEGVARFRANVFTQRKGIAAAFRMIPAEVTTLEQLDAPEIFKDIVSANRGLVLVTGPTGSGKSTTLAAMVNYLNQNRALHILTIEDPIEFVHDNQKSLVSQREVHRDTRSFSAALRSALREDPDVILVGEMRDLETIRLAMTAAETGHLVLGTLHTTSAPKTIDRIIDVFPGDDKPMIRSMLSESLRAVISQSLLKRVGGGRVAAHEIMLSSPAIKNLIREDKVAQMYSSIQTGAERGMQTLDQALKKLLARGDIEAEEARRCAVTKEDF, from the coding sequence ATGAATGTTAACGAATTACTGGCCTTCAGTGTGAAACAAAATGCCTCGGACTTACATTTGTCCTCCGGCAGTGTCCCTATGATTAGAGTGGATGGGGACATTCGTCCGCTAAATCAACCCGAGCATCAGCCGGATGAGCTGAAAGACATGTTGTTTGAGGTGATGACCAAAGGCCAGTGGCAGGAGTTCGAGGAAAAATTTGAGTGTGATTTTTCCTTTGAAATAGAAGGCGTTGCGCGTTTCCGTGCCAACGTGTTTACCCAGCGCAAAGGCATTGCCGCCGCTTTTCGTATGATACCTGCCGAAGTCACCACTTTAGAGCAACTGGATGCTCCGGAGATATTTAAGGACATTGTCAGTGCTAACCGGGGTTTAGTGTTAGTAACCGGACCGACTGGCTCGGGTAAATCAACCACATTGGCGGCCATGGTTAATTATTTGAATCAAAACCGGGCGTTGCATATTTTAACCATTGAGGACCCCATAGAATTCGTTCACGACAATCAAAAAAGCCTGGTCAGCCAGCGTGAAGTTCATCGGGACACTCGCAGTTTCAGTGCGGCCCTGCGCTCAGCACTGCGTGAAGATCCTGATGTGATTCTGGTGGGTGAAATGCGCGATTTAGAAACCATCCGTTTAGCTATGACGGCAGCCGAAACCGGGCATTTAGTTTTAGGTACCTTGCATACAACTTCTGCACCTAAAACTATCGACCGCATTATTGACGTATTTCCGGGCGATGATAAACCGATGATCCGCTCCATGCTGTCAGAATCTTTACGTGCGGTTATCTCGCAGAGCTTGCTAAAACGAGTTGGCGGTGGTCGTGTTGCCGCACATGAAATTATGCTGTCATCGCCAGCTATTAAAAACTTGATTCGAGAAGACAAAGTGGCGCAAATGTACTCCTCTATTCAAACTGGAGCAGAGCGGGGCATGCAAACATTAGATCAGGCACTCAAGAAATTACTGGCTCGTGGCGATATAGAGGCAGAAGAGGCACGCCGCTGTGCGGTGACTAAAGAGGATTTCTAA